The uncultured Desulfatiglans sp. DNA window CAGGCCGACCGGATCGAGATCTACCCGCCGGCTTTGAAGGAGAAGGCAAAAAAGGGCGAGTTGAAGGCCAAGGCCGAGACCCTGCTCTTCATGGGGTGCGTCCCGAGCTACCTCGATATGAAGATGGTGCCGAGCCTGCTGAAGCCGCTGGATGCCGCCGGCGTGGATTACACGGTGCTGGCGACGGATGAGAACTGCTGCGGATTCCCCCTGTACCTGATGGGGTCCAAGGATTTCGAGTCCCATGCCGAGCAGTTGCTGGAGCGGATCAAGGCTACGGGGGCGAAAGAACTCGTCACGCCTTGCGCCGGGTGCTTCAAGACCTTCAAGAAACTCTACCCGCAGTTGGGCGAAATGGGCATCGAAGTGCATCACTCGGTCACCTATTTCGACAAGCTGATCCAGGAAGGACGCCTGAAGTTCAAGGGAGACCTGGGCAAGAAGGTCACCTATCACGATCCGTGCGACCTCGGGCGCGCCCTGCAGATCTTCGATGAGCCGCGCAGGATTCTGCAGGCTGTTCCGGGACTGGAGTTTGCCGAGATGGCGCGCAATCGGCTGCAGTCCCGCTGCTGCGGCGGCGGGGGCGGCGTTCAGGCCTTCAACCCGGAGATGTCCGTGGCGATGGCGGCCGAGCGAGTCAGGGACGCCCTGGCGGTCGGGGCCGAGGTGATCGTATCCGGATGCGCCGCCTGCAAGGACAATCTCAAGAAGGGCGCGAAGGCCATCCCCAAGGGGGAACGCGGCAAGATCAAGATCATGGATATCACGGAGATTGTCGCTGACGCGATGGCATAGCAGTGAAGACGGGCGGCTCGGGCGTTTGCGGCGCCCCTTCCCCGGGGCTTGACCCGGGGGGCGCCGCCTTTTCCAGAGCGGACGGTGCATCCCTGGGGGAGTTCTCCAGGAGCGCGGGCTGGTTTATCTTCCGGAAAAAGCGCTCTTTCTTCGATGTGCGGACCGGAGAGGCACGCTCATCCTGGGAGGCTCCAACCTCCGCCCATCTAGATAGTTTCCATCCGGAAATGGTCTTTTTGGCCAATCTCGGCGTCAATCTGCCCGTTTGCTTGTGCGGCGACCTGCAGGTCGCCTCCGCGCAAACGTTTGATTTCCTTTAGATTGGCCAAACCGGGACCCGCCCCGCAGGGGTGGGACTGAGCACGCGCAGCGTGTAAAGAAAAATCCTCATTTCCGGATTGGAAACTGAGTTCTACCGCGAAATCATTTCCGGATGGATCTAGATAAAGCGGAAAAGGCCGGGATGCGGCCGGGGTGATTGGGACCAGTGGTTCCAGGAGGCCGGTGTCATCGGTGAGAGGCTTCTTCGGGAAGGCTTCCGGAAGACTATCAACGAGAAAAGGGGTGTATGGACGTGGGAGAAAAACCCTTGAGAAAAGAGATCACTGCCGGCAAGATCCTCAAGAAGATCATGGCCGACCATTTTTATGAACTGGATGCTGCAGCCAAGAGCCGCAGCCCGAAGATCGCCTGGTGCACCAGTGTCGGGCCGGCGGAGCTGCTGAGGGGGATGGGGTTTCTGGTTTATTTCCCCGAAAACCACGGCGCCATGCTGGGGGCCACCCGGATGGCGGCGGATTTGATCCCTTACGCGAACGCCGTCGGCTACTCCCCTGATATCTGTTCCTACCTGACCTCCGACATCGGATCCTACCTTCGGAAGCAGACGCCTCTCACCAAGGCGTACGGGATCGAATCGGTGCCGATGCCCGATGTCCTGGTCTTCAACACCAACCAGTGCCGGGATGTGCAGGATTGGTTCGCCTGGTATTCCCGGGAATTGAACGTGCCGCTGGTCGGCCTTTACACGCACCGCGACATCGGCCCCATCCACGAGTATGAGCTGGAGGACATCGCCCAGCAGATCCGCGACCTCATCCCGGCGCTCGAAGAGATTTCAGGGACCCGTTTCGACATGGACCGCTTCAAGGAGGCGCTCGCCCTGTCGAGGAGGACGTCGGAGCTTTGGCGGGCCTGCCTCGAGTCGGCGGCCGCGATCCCCTCGCCCTGGACCTTCTTCGATGCCACCATCCACATGGGCCCCGCGGTGGTGGCACGCGGTACCCAGGCGGCGGTCGACTACTATGAACTGCTCCTGAAAGAGCTGCAGGAGCGGGCGGCGAACAAGGTGGCGGCGGTCGAAGGCGAGCGCCACCGGATCTATTGGGAGGGGATGCCGATCTGGGGCAAGTTGAGGCCGCTCTCCGATCAGTTCGCCTCCCTGAAGACCTGTGTCGTGGCCTCGACTTACTGCAACAGCTGGATCTTCGATCAACTGGACCCGAACGAGCCTTTTTTGAGCATGGCGCGCGCCTATACGGAGCTTTTCATCGTCCGCGACGAGCCTTACAAGGAGGCCTATATCCGGGAAGCGCATGAGCGGTTCCAGTTCGACGGCATCCTGTTCCACGACGCCAAGACCTGCCCCAACAACTCCAATAACCGCTACGGCATGCCCGAGAGGCTGAGCCGGAATCTGGGGATCCCCGTTCTGACGATCAACGGCGATCTCAACGACCTGCGCTGCTACAGCGAGGAGCAGACGAAGACCAATATCGAGGCTTTTATCGAGCAGTTGGAAGAGGATTGAGCGTTGGGAGGAATCTTTGCGGGTGTGGATGTCGGGGCCTCCCGCACCAAAGTGGCCCTGCTGGATGAGGATCGGAAGCTGATCGGCAAAGCTGTCTTGAAATCGGGCACGGATTTTTCGCGCACGGCCGAGACAGGGTTGTCGGAGGCGCTGGAGGAGGCCGGATGCGGGCGGCCGGATATCCGAGGGTGTGTATCCACCGGATACGGCCGGAAAAACGTCACGTTCCACGACGACACCAAGACCGAGATCAGCTGCCACGCGAAGGGCTGTTTCCACTATTTTCCGATGGCCGTCACCATCATCGACATCGGCGGCCAGGACAACAAGGTCATCAAGCTGGACGATCACGGCCGGCGGGTCAGTTTCAAGATGAACCGCAAGTGCGCCGCGGGGACGGGGGCCTTTCTGGAAGAGATGTCGGCCAGGCTCGATATTCCTCTGGAGGAGATGAACGGGCTTGCGGAGGCCTCCACGGATATGGTCGAACTGGGCAGTTATTGCACCGTTTTTTCGGCCACGGAAGTGCTGGAGAAGATCCGGCAGGGGAAAAAAGTCCCGGACATCGTCAAGGGGCTTTTTTTTTCGGTCCTGAAGCGGGTGCTCGAGATGGATTCCTTGACGGAGCGGGTTGTCATGACCGGCGGGGTCGTAGCACACAATCCTTACCTCGTGAAGATGCTGGAGGAGCTGGTGGACCGGGAGATCCTGGTGCCGCCGTTTCCACAGCTGACCGGTGCGGTGGGGGCGGCCCTGTTCGCGCTGGAGGCCGCTTAGTTTCCGATTCGGAAATGAGGACTGTTCTTCACACCGTTCGCGTGCCGAGCTTCACACGAGAAGACACCGGCCAGGCGTCCTGCGGCTGTCTCAGGGCAGGCCTATCATCATTCCGGGTTGGGGCCGGCCCGGCGCTGTTGGCTGGGAAGAAGACCTGCAGCCGTCTGCAGGACACGGCTGAAGGCCGTGTAAAAACTCCGCGCTTTCAGGTGGAAGCGAAATGAAACGATAGGGGGAGGTTTGCACAATGACGAGAAGCAAGTGGATGCACATGGGTACCATCTTGAAGATGAATGCCTACAACTATCCCGACAAGTTGGGATGGCAGGACCGCAACAAGGAATTCACCTTCAAGCAATGGAACGAGCGCGCCTGCCGGTTCGCGAACGGGTTGGTCAAGCTCGGGGTGGGGCATAAGGACACCTTTTCGGTGATCGCTTACAACAGAGGGGAATGGATGGATATCTACGCCGGCTGCGCCAAAGGCGGACAGGTGGTGGTTCCCGTCATGTTCAGGTTGGCCGGACCCGAAATCGAGTTCATCGCGAATCACTCGGAGAGCAAGGCGTTCATCGTGGAGGCCCCCTTCGTGGATCTGATCAACAGCATCCGCGATAAGCTCTCGGTCCCCAAAGGGAACTACATCTACCTGGGCGATGGGCCTGCCCCCGAAGGGTATATCGCCTTCGAGGAATGGCTGGCGGCCTCCTCGCCGGAAGAGCCGGATTGGGTGGTGGATGCCGACGACATCTGGACCATCATGTACACCTCGGGGACGACCGGCCGCCCCAAGGGCGTCATGAAGACCCACGAGAGCTTCATGGCGATGTACTATCTGAACCTGGTTAACATGGGCGTCCGGCCGACCGACAAGGTGATGCTGGTGATGCCGATGTGCCATGTCAACTCCATCTATTATTCATTCCCGTACACGCTCATCACGGCGCCCGTGTTCGTCAACAACATGGTGAGCTTCGACCCCGAAGATCTCCTGCGGACGATCGAAAAGTACAAGATCACCTTCACCTCCCTGGTGCCTACGCATTACATCATGATGCTGGCGCTGCCCGACGAGGTCAAAAACAGCATCGACGTCTCTTCCATCCGGCAGTTGCTGATTTCGTCCGCACCCGCTCGGAAAGATCTCAAGGTCGCGATCATGGAATATTTCAAGAACGCCGAGCTGTGGGAGGCGTATGGCAGCACCGAAGGTGGCCTGGTAACGCTCCTGAGGCCCGAAGACCAGTTCAAGAAGCTCGGTTCGATCGGCAAGGAGATCTTCGGTACGGACCGCATCCGGATCCTGGATGAAGACCGCAACGAGGTGCCGGACGGCGAGGTGGGCGAACTCTTTTACCGCACCCCGATGCTCTTCAAGGAGTACCTGAAGGAGCCCGAAAAGACCAAGGAGGCCTTTTTCGAGGGGTGGTCCTCGGCCGGCGATATGGTCCGGCGCGACGAGGACGGTTACTACGCCCTGGTCGACCGCAAGGCCAACATGATCATCACCGGCGGCGAAAATGTTTATCCCTCCGAGGTCGAAAATGTGGTCGGATCGCACGACGCGGTGAAGGATGTGGCCATCATCGGGATCCCGGACGAAAAATGGGGAGAAACCATCAAGGCTGTGGTCGTTCTACACGCGGGATACGAGCCGTCCCCGGATCTGGCCAAGGAGATCATGGACTTCTGCAAAGGTAGACTTGCAGGTTTCAAGCGGCCGAAGAGCGTCGATTTCATCGCCGATGACCAGATGCCGAGAACCCCGACGGGTAAGATCCTGCACCGGATCCTGCGGGAAAAATACGGGAAATGGAGCGACGCCTGATCCAAGACCGGCAGGGGGAGCAGACAAAGAGCGGCCGGTATGGCTGAAGCTGTTGAACTTGTATCCATCCGGAAATGATTTTCCGGTAGAATTCCGTTTCCAATCCGGAAAGGGGAATTTTTGGCCGATATCAAGGAAATCAAGCGTTTGCGCGGAGGCGACCTGCAGGTCGCCGCACAAGCAAACGGGCAGATTGACGCCGAGATTGGCCAAAAAGACCATTTCCGGATGGAAACGAACTTGCACCATCATGGCGTCACCTCGAGCGAGGGGGGCGAAAATACCATTCCAGATGGAAACGGGCTTATGCCTGCCAATCATTTCCAGATGGACACCAATCAATCGGGAGGGTTTATATCATGTTGAAGAAAGCGTTTATTCCTTACAAGGGCTATTACTCGACCCCGTTCTGCCGCTGGCAGGGCAGCATGGCCAATGAGAACGCCATTTCACTGGCCGCCAACACCGCCAAGCGATGGCTGGCGCAGAAGAACTGGGATCCGAAGATGTACGAATACCTGGTCTTTGGAAATACCATCGGCCAGCACCACCAGTTTTACGCGAGCCCCTGGGCCGCAGCTCTCATGGGAGCGGCCGCAACCCCCGGGCTGATCCTGAGCCAGGCCTGCACCACGTCGATGACTTGCATCTTCACGGCTGCAATGGGCGTCGAGGCCGGATGGTACAGCGTGGCTTCCGCGCTCATGACGGACCGCTGCTCCAATGGACCCCACACGATTTGGCCCAACCCGATGGGACCGGGTGGAGAGGTCATTTCGGAGAACTGGATGATGGATAACTTCAACAGCGATCCGAATGTCGGCCTCAAGATGGTCGAAACCGCGGAAAACGTGGCCAAAGAAGGCGGGTTCACCAAAGAACAGTGCGACGAACTGACCCTCAGGCGGTACGAGCAGTACAACGAATCGCTCGCCAATGACCGGGAATTCCAGAAGCGTTACATGTTCCCCGCGGAGGTGGTCATCTCGAAGAAGAAGAGCCTCATGATCGAGGAAGACGAGGGCATCACGCCTACGACCAAAGAGGGGCTGGCCAAGCTGAAGCCCGTCATCCCGGGCGGCGTCCACAGCTTCGGCGCCCAGACGCACCCCGCCGACGGCAACTGCATGGTGACCGTCACCACGGAGGCCAAGGCAAAGGAGCTCAGCGCCGACCCCGCGGTCAGCATCCAGGTGGTCTCGGGCGGCTATTCCCGTGAGCGTCCGGGGTACATGGCCGCCGCACCGGTTCCCGCCGCTCGTCTGGCGCTCGAGAAGGCCGGTCTCAAGATCGAGGACATCAAGGTCATCAAGACCCATAACCCGTTTATCGTGAACGACCTCTATATGAGTCGGCAGATGGGCCTCGATCCGTTCAAGTATAACAACTATGGCTGCTCGCTCGTCTACGGCCACCCGCAGGGACCGACCGCGGGCCGCATCATCATCGAGGGGATCGAAGAGACGGTCAAACTCGGGGGCGGCTACTTCCTCTGGGCCGGCTGCGCAGCGGGTGACACGGGCGGTTCGTTGATTCTCAAGATCTCGTAACCCGCCCTTTAGTTGACCTTCAGTCTTCAATTTGTTATGAAAGATCGTCCCTCTCGAAGGGGGGCGGTCTTTTTTTTGAACCTCTGATCGAAAATCGACCGGCACGGCATGGAGCACGCGGACCTTTCCGATCGTTGGAAGGGGGTGGATCCCGATTTAGTTTCCATCCGGAAATGATTTTCCGGTAGAACCCAGTTTCCAATCCGGAAATGAGGATTTTTTTTACACGCTGCGCGTGCTCAGTCCCACCCCTGCGGGGCGGGTCCCGGTTTGGCCAATATCAAGGAAATCAAGCGTTTGCGCGGAGGCGACCTGGTGGTCGCCGCACAAGCAAACGTGCAGATTGACGCCGAGATTGGCCAAAAAGACCATTTCCGGATGGAAACGATTTAGCTGCGGCGGGAAGGAGCCCCGGGTCCATGCATGCGATTCGGCATCGGGCACGGAGTGAGAGGGGGTTGGCTTGTTTTTTGGGGGAAATCCGTATTTGAGGTTCGGCGCGCCATGATGAAAATGGTGATCTTCCAGTCCCTGGGGGGATTGGGGCTGTTCCTTTTCGGCATGAAGATCATGTCGGAAGGGCTTCAACGCGTGGCCGGCAGCAAAATGCGGCAGATATTGGGCCTCGTTTCCAATAACCGGGTGATCGGCTGTCTGGTGGGGACGGGTGTCACGAGCGTGATCCAGAGTTCGAGTGCGATGACGGTCATGCTGGTCGGGTTCGTAGACGCGGGCCTCATGACGCTGCGCCAGGCCATTGGCGTCATCCTCGGGGCGAACATCGGGACGACGGTCACGGCGCAGCTGATCGCGTTCAAGATCGAGGACTATGCGCTGCCGGCCGTTGCTCTGGGCGTGCTGCTGAAGTTTTTCATCGGCCGGAAGAAATGGCGTTATGTTGGGGACGTCCTGTTGGGATTCGGGTTGGTCTTTTTCGGGCTGAGCCTCATGAAGACCGGCTTCGCTCCGCTCCGCACCAACCCGACCTTCATCGCCTTTTTCACCAAGTTCCAGGCCGACACGCTCGTTGGGATCATGCTCTGCGTCCTGGCCGGTGCGGCCCTCACGATGATCCTGCAGAGTTCCAGCGCGACGGTGGGCATCACCATGGCCCTGGCGAGCCAGGGGCTGCTGAGCTTCGAGGCGAGCGTCGCCCTCATCCTGGGGGAAAACGTCGGTACGACGGTGACCGCACAGCTGGCGGCGGTCGGTGCGAGCGACACGGCGCGTGAGACGGCGATGGCGCACAGCCTGTTCAACGTGTTGGGCGTTTTGAACATCATTCTGATCTTTCCCTACTTTGTGGACCTCGTGTCTTGGGCTACCTCTCTGATGTTCGAGGAGGGCGGAGCCCGACTGCTGGTCGATGGCGAATACCCTTATGTCGCCCGCTATATCGCCAATGCGCACACGCTGTTCAATGTCGTGAATGCCGTCGTCTTCCTGGGGCTGCTGCCATATCTCGTGCGGGCCGCCGTCTGGCTGACCCCGGGCAAGGCCAAAGAAGATGTGATGGAGGAGATGCACCACGTCAAGTACCTCGACAGCCGTTTCGTCGAGACCCCTTCGGTCGCCATCGGACAGGCGCGTGCGGAGACCATTCGAATGGGCGAGATCGTCGAGGTCATGTACAACGACGTGGTGAACTGTTTGAAAGACCGGCAGATGGGAGAGTTGTCCAAGTGGCGGAAACGCGAGGACGCCGTGGACATTCTGCAGAAAGAGATCACTCAGTTTCTCGTACGGGTTGTCCAGGGCCCGATTACGCCCGAAGAGTCGAAAGAGGTCAATTCGTTGATCCGCATGGTCAACAACTTCGAGCGCATGGGGGATGCTGTCGAGAACCTCGCGGAACTCATTCAGGAGCTGATTGAGCAGGATCTCCATCTTTCCGAGGGCGGCCTGTACGATTACCAGGTGATTTCGGATGAGGCGAGGCGTTTCATCCGATTGGTCATCGAGGCCATGAAAAAGGATGACAAGACGGTCATGGGCAGGGCGCAGGTCCTGGAAGACAGCATCAACAACATGCGCGAGGAGATGCGCGGCAATTACCTCATGCGCCTCCAAAGCGGTATCTGCACGGTGGATCCCGGTCTGATCCTGGTGGACATGCTGACGGCCTTCGAGAAGATCGGCGACTACTGTTACAACATTGCTCAGGCTGTGGCGGGAGTGAAATAGTTTTTAGCCGGAAATGGTCTTTTTTGCCCATCTCGGCTTCAATCTGCACGTTTGCTTGTGCGGCGACCTGCAGGTCGCCTCCGCACAAACGCTGGATTGACTTGATCTGGGCAAAAAATCCTCATTTCCGGCCTGGTATGATGTGGTGAGGGATTTGAGGCGGGAAAACTGGTGAGGTTCATCATTCTTCCCGGGCTGGACAATTGATACGGCTGGGTAATCCAACCCGTGGAGGGGTCATGTGATTGCCGGTTGGCTTGCGCGGGGGAGGATAGGGGTCGTGCCGGATGGCCCTCCGTGTAAGGGAAGACAGGGTGGCGCCGGATGGTGATTTCCGGGGGGAGGTTTGTGTTTGGATGAATTGATTCCGGATGGGAAGCAGGAGATGATGCAATCGGGACTTGAATCGAGAACGGAGTGCATTCGCTGCGGGCAGTGCTGCCTGAACAGCAGCCCCACTCTCCAAAAGGAGGACGCCCGCCTCGTGCTGGAGGGTCGGATCCCCTGGGAGGCCCTGTATACCGTCAGGGTCGGAGAACTGGTCCATGACCCGGTGGAGGGGCGCAGCGGCATCGCCGCCAAGGAAATGATCAAGCTCAAAGAGCGGGTGGAGGGAGGCGGGTGCGTTTTCTATGATGCGGAGGAGCGTGCCTGCCGCATTTACCCTTCGCGTCCGAGCCAGTGCTCAGCTCTGGCCTGCTGGGACCTCAGCGCGTTCATGCGTGTCTACGAGGGGCCGAAGGCCCAGCGTACGGATGTCATCGAGGATCCGAATCTTCTTCGTCTGATGGCCGAACACGAGGAGCGCTGCAACTACGAGGAGGTCGCGCACTGGGTCTGGGCCATTGAAGAGCAGGGTGAGGAGGCGGTCGGAGAATTGCTGAATCTCCTGCGCTTCGATCACGATTTGAGGCCCTTGGCCTCAAGGCGCTTGAACCTCGATGCCGCCTGGATGGATCTCCTTTTCGGGCGGCCCCTTGTCGAGACGATCGTGATGTTCGGTTTGGAGGTCAAAAGGGAGGCCGACGGCGCGTTCCTTCTGACAGCGCTTCCACGGGATCGCCGCGCAGAGGGCGGCTCCGGCGCCCGGAAGCCCCCAGCACGGGTTTGAAGCCGCTCGATGGATAGCCTGCGCGTGGACCTCAGATCGTCTCGAAGCCTCGGATACTGAGCAGCGGGACCGGGCATTTCCGGAACATCTTTTCTGCCGTGGACCCGAAGATGACGCTCGAGAGGTTGCTTCGGCCCTTGGTGTTCATGACCACAAGATCCGCCTTTTCCGCTTCGACAGCCTCGAGGATCTCGAGAAAGGGTACGCCCGTCTTCAGGAGGATCTTCGTTTCGACCCCGCCGTGACCCGTCCCGGCCAGCATCCGCTCGATGGCGGTTCTGCGCTCCGCCTTCTCCTGTTCGAGGTAGGTTTCGACCCGAAAGGTCTCGGTGAGCTTAGAGACCTTTTCCACCGCCTCGATGTCCCGCTGGTTGATGACGTGGACCACCGTCAAGCCGGCCTTCATGCCGGCTGCGATAAGAGCTGCGTAGTCGAGAGTAGGTGCTGCGTAGCTCGAGAGATCTACGGCGACCAGAATACGTTTTATCTGTTTCATTCCCTCTCTCCTCCTCATGTGTACGTCCAACAGGGGCGGAATCATCCTGGATTCGACAGCCGCCGGAACTCAAATCTGAAGGATTTGGATCGATCTGTCAAAGGATATCCGGAAGCCAGGAAGGTTGTCCTCGGAAATCCGCGACTCCGCCCCTCGGGTGTGGACCTTGCGGGTTCTGTGGACGCTTTCGGACGGCGCTGACGGGATGGGGAATCGAGGCCGTCGGGAAATCACGGAGCTGCGCTTGGGTTCGCGCCGCGTGTCGACGGCACGACGGATGCCGGCGCCC harbors:
- a CDS encoding hypothetical protein (Evidence 5 : Unknown function), whose amino-acid sequence is MKTGGSGVCGAPSPGLDPGGAAFSRADGASLGEFSRSAGWFIFRKKRSFFDVRTGEARSSWEAPTSAHLDSFHPEMVFLANLGVNLPVCLCGDLQVASAQTFDFL
- a CDS encoding 2-hydroxyglutaryl-CoA dehydratase, D-component; this translates as MDVGEKPLRKEITAGKILKKIMADHFYELDAAAKSRSPKIAWCTSVGPAELLRGMGFLVYFPENHGAMLGATRMAADLIPYANAVGYSPDICSYLTSDIGSYLRKQTPLTKAYGIESVPMPDVLVFNTNQCRDVQDWFAWYSRELNVPLVGLYTHRDIGPIHEYELEDIAQQIRDLIPALEEISGTRFDMDRFKEALALSRRTSELWRACLESAAAIPSPWTFFDATIHMGPAVVARGTQAAVDYYELLLKELQERAANKVAAVEGERHRIYWEGMPIWGKLRPLSDQFASLKTCVVASTYCNSWIFDQLDPNEPFLSMARAYTELFIVRDEPYKEAYIREAHERFQFDGILFHDAKTCPNNSNNRYGMPERLSRNLGIPVLTINGDLNDLRCYSEEQTKTNIEAFIEQLEED
- the lcdC gene encoding Activator of lactoyl-CoA dehydratase, which produces MGGIFAGVDVGASRTKVALLDEDRKLIGKAVLKSGTDFSRTAETGLSEALEEAGCGRPDIRGCVSTGYGRKNVTFHDDTKTEISCHAKGCFHYFPMAVTIIDIGGQDNKVIKLDDHGRRVSFKMNRKCAAGTGAFLEEMSARLDIPLEEMNGLAEASTDMVELGSYCTVFSATEVLEKIRQGKKVPDIVKGLFFSVLKRVLEMDSLTERVVMTGGVVAHNPYLVKMLEELVDREILVPPFPQLTGAVGAALFALEAA
- a CDS encoding AMP-binding enzyme — its product is MTRSKWMHMGTILKMNAYNYPDKLGWQDRNKEFTFKQWNERACRFANGLVKLGVGHKDTFSVIAYNRGEWMDIYAGCAKGGQVVVPVMFRLAGPEIEFIANHSESKAFIVEAPFVDLINSIRDKLSVPKGNYIYLGDGPAPEGYIAFEEWLAASSPEEPDWVVDADDIWTIMYTSGTTGRPKGVMKTHESFMAMYYLNLVNMGVRPTDKVMLVMPMCHVNSIYYSFPYTLITAPVFVNNMVSFDPEDLLRTIEKYKITFTSLVPTHYIMMLALPDEVKNSIDVSSIRQLLISSAPARKDLKVAIMEYFKNAELWEAYGSTEGGLVTLLRPEDQFKKLGSIGKEIFGTDRIRILDEDRNEVPDGEVGELFYRTPMLFKEYLKEPEKTKEAFFEGWSSAGDMVRRDEDGYYALVDRKANMIITGGENVYPSEVENVVGSHDAVKDVAIIGIPDEKWGETIKAVVVLHAGYEPSPDLAKEIMDFCKGRLAGFKRPKSVDFIADDQMPRTPTGKILHRILREKYGKWSDA
- a CDS encoding hypothetical protein (Evidence 5 : Unknown function) — encoded protein: MMVQVRFHPEMVFLANLGVNLPVCLCGDLQVASAQTLDFLDIGQKFPFPDWKRNSTGKSFPDGYKFNSFSHTGRSLSAPPAGLGSGVAPFPVFFPQDPVQDLTRRGSRHLVIGDEIDALRPLETCKSTFAEVHDLLGQIRGRLVSRV
- a CDS encoding Thiolase, N-terminal domain protein yields the protein MLKKAFIPYKGYYSTPFCRWQGSMANENAISLAANTAKRWLAQKNWDPKMYEYLVFGNTIGQHHQFYASPWAAALMGAAATPGLILSQACTTSMTCIFTAAMGVEAGWYSVASALMTDRCSNGPHTIWPNPMGPGGEVISENWMMDNFNSDPNVGLKMVETAENVAKEGGFTKEQCDELTLRRYEQYNESLANDREFQKRYMFPAEVVISKKKSLMIEEDEGITPTTKEGLAKLKPVIPGGVHSFGAQTHPADGNCMVTVTTEAKAKELSADPAVSIQVVSGGYSRERPGYMAAAPVPAARLALEKAGLKIEDIKVIKTHNPFIVNDLYMSRQMGLDPFKYNNYGCSLVYGHPQGPTAGRIIIEGIEETVKLGGGYFLWAGCAAGDTGGSLILKIS
- a CDS encoding hypothetical protein (Evidence 5 : Unknown function), whose product is MPDAESHAWTRGSFPPQLNRFHPEMVFLANLGVNLHVCLCGDHQVASAQTLDFLDIGQTGTRPAGVGLSTRSV
- a CDS encoding Na/Pi-cotransporter II-like protein, coding for MRFGIGHGVRGGWLVFWGKSVFEVRRAMMKMVIFQSLGGLGLFLFGMKIMSEGLQRVAGSKMRQILGLVSNNRVIGCLVGTGVTSVIQSSSAMTVMLVGFVDAGLMTLRQAIGVILGANIGTTVTAQLIAFKIEDYALPAVALGVLLKFFIGRKKWRYVGDVLLGFGLVFFGLSLMKTGFAPLRTNPTFIAFFTKFQADTLVGIMLCVLAGAALTMILQSSSATVGITMALASQGLLSFEASVALILGENVGTTVTAQLAAVGASDTARETAMAHSLFNVLGVLNIILIFPYFVDLVSWATSLMFEEGGARLLVDGEYPYVARYIANAHTLFNVVNAVVFLGLLPYLVRAAVWLTPGKAKEDVMEEMHHVKYLDSRFVETPSVAIGQARAETIRMGEIVEVMYNDVVNCLKDRQMGELSKWRKREDAVDILQKEITQFLVRVVQGPITPEESKEVNSLIRMVNNFERMGDAVENLAELIQELIEQDLHLSEGGLYDYQVISDEARRFIRLVIEAMKKDDKTVMGRAQVLEDSINNMREEMRGNYLMRLQSGICTVDPGLILVDMLTAFEKIGDYCYNIAQAVAGVK
- a CDS encoding hypothetical protein (Evidence 5 : Unknown function), whose protein sequence is MVFFAHLGFNLHVCLCGDLQVASAQTLD
- a CDS encoding conserved hypothetical protein (Evidence 4 : Unknown function but conserved in other organisms), whose product is MDELIPDGKQEMMQSGLESRTECIRCGQCCLNSSPTLQKEDARLVLEGRIPWEALYTVRVGELVHDPVEGRSGIAAKEMIKLKERVEGGGCVFYDAEERACRIYPSRPSQCSALACWDLSAFMRVYEGPKAQRTDVIEDPNLLRLMAEHEERCNYEEVAHWVWAIEEQGEEAVGELLNLLRFDHDLRPLASRRLNLDAAWMDLLFGRPLVETIVMFGLEVKREADGAFLLTALPRDRRAEGGSGARKPPARV
- a CDS encoding putative UspA6 (Evidence 3 : Putative function from multiple computational evidences); translation: MKQIKRILVAVDLSSYAAPTLDYAALIAAGMKAGLTVVHVINQRDIEAVEKVSKLTETFRVETYLEQEKAERRTAIERMLAGTGHGGVETKILLKTGVPFLEILEAVEAEKADLVVMNTKGRSNLSSVIFGSTAEKMFRKCPVPLLSIRGFETI